A portion of the Bombus pascuorum chromosome 8, iyBomPasc1.1, whole genome shotgun sequence genome contains these proteins:
- the LOC132909511 gene encoding required for meiotic nuclear division protein 1 homolog, with translation MWNISEFECENILEFLKKYEQNRYMESIVKSESEVMCYSYADHGKKNHIKDGNIILALNATNLDKYTFSNAMAQSVKLGIWEASLDHYIDSIAFVTEDLKSGKRLRMTQHEVLRKQGELFALRHSINLSSDLLDTPDFYWERDDLERLYQETCSYFNIAKRTRVINEKLNHCVELVGILAMRLSDRHHIRLEWMIIILIMVEVVFEILHYINRYFS, from the exons ATGTGGAATATCTCTGAATTCgaatgtgaaaatatattagaatttttaaaaaaatacgaacAAAATCGTTATATGGAATCTATTGTAAAATCTGAAAGTGAAGTAATGTGTTACAGTTACGCGGATCATGG aaaaaagaaTCATATAAAGGATGGTAACATTATTTTAGCTTTAAACGCAACAAATTTAGATAAATACACATTCTCAAATGCAATGGCACAATCAGTCAAATTAGGTATATGGGAAGCATCTTTAGACCATTATATAGATTCCATAGCATTTGTTACTGAAGATTTAAAGTCTGGTAAAAGGCTTAGAATGACTCAACATGAAGTATTAAGAAAGCAAGGGGAATTATTTGCTTTGCgacattcaattaatttaagttcAGATTTATTAGACACTCCAGATTTCTATTGGGAAAGGGATGATTTAGAACGTCTTTACCAAGAAACTTGCTCGTATTTTAACATTGCAAAACGCACAAGA gttataaacgaaaaattaaatcattGTGTTGAACTTGTGGGAATTTTAGCAATGCGTTTAAGCGATCGCCATCATATTCGTTTAGAGTGGATGATCATTATTCTTATCATGGTGGAAGttgtttttgaaatattacattacatcaacagatatttttcatag
- the LOC132909504 gene encoding glutathione synthetase-like yields MNYTIQRLVILTCRSNINFNIFRKINTVFTSYNHALTTRVFMTKFSLKLHHNNLLYTTKVQFEKDNSNLKLLTNKDANNYSSVQMKKRTKKRTAVSTNDETSTAYNVKALATSEEYNLEALAQGLIEEKLYEPSNIKTSTNWIAMDTELSLPSSKQELEELIEKAKDWALMHGMCMRSKQNFNENMLQFAPFILMPSPFPRKEFENACSIQIILNILIHRVAQDYNFLKATLEETIKVDNFTKKLFEICKIINREGGSAQKISLGILRSDLMLDTSCPQEDTNKKCIPYCCWKQVEINTIASGFGWLGPASTELHKFVLRELGYNKEIKNLPENNALEIICSSMIKAWKIYGNEQAVILFVVEDVTYNICDQRFHEFEIKKQNPNVRVIRRNLTQLAATAKLGSNKELIVDNYIISVVYYRCGYEPGQYHTQKEWDVRLLIERSLAIKCPTIQYHLAGTKKVQQALAKPDAISRFLKNKKTCAEIKKIFTEHYALDFDKHGDAAIEMGITNPHCFVLKPQREGGCNNKYGLDIKYFLESVKNKQDRVAWILMDKIHPPIHKSHMIRPENNMSTESQELVSELGIFGVIIADENNVYLNKQSGHMLRTKLATANEGGVASGLGACDSPFLIN; encoded by the exons atgaattacacGATACAGAGACTTGTTATATTAACGTGTCGGAgcaacattaattttaatatttttagaaaaataaatactgtTTTTACATCATACAACCATGCGTTAACAACACGTGTATTTATGACAAAATTCAGCTTAAAATTACATCATAATAActtgttatatactactaaagTTCAGTTTGAAAAAGATAACtctaatttgaaattactcaCGAATAAAGatgcaaataattattcttctgttcaaatgaaaaaaaggacCAAGAAAAGGACAGCTGTTTCTACCAATGATGAAACGAGTACT GCATATAATGTAAAAGCATTGGCTACTTCAGAAGAATATAATTTGGAAGCTTTAGCGCAAGGTCTTATTGAAGAAAAGTTATATGAGCCTAGCAATATAAAAACATCAACTAACT GGATAGCTATGGACACAGAACTTAGTTTACCTTCTTCTAAACAAGAGCTCgaagaattaatagaaaaagcAAAAGATTGGGCACTTATGCATGGAATGTGTATGAgatcgaaacaaaattttaatgaaaatatgctACAATTTGCACCGTTTATTCTGATGCCATCTCCATTTCCTAGAAAAGAGTTCGAGAACGCTTGTTcgattcaaataatattaaatatacttatacataGAGTTGCCCAGGACTACAATTTCTTAAAAGCAACTTTAGAAGAAACAATTAAAGTTGACAATTTTACCAAAAAGTTATTTGAAatctgtaaaattataaacagaGAAGGGGGATCAGCACAAAAAATATCTCTTGGTATATTGCGTTCAGACTTAATGTTGGATACTTCCTGTCCACAAGAAGATACAAATAAGAAATGTATACCATATTGTTGTTGGAAAcaagttgaaataaatacaattgcaTCTGGCTTTGGTTGGTTAGGACCTGCTTCAActgaattacataaatttgtattaagaGAGCTTGGatataacaaagaaataaaaaatcttccaGAAAATAATGCATTGGAAATAATATGTTCAAGTATGATTAAAGCATGGAAGATATATGGAAATGAACA AgcagtaattttatttgttgttgaagatgttacatataatatatgtgaTCAACGCTTTCACGaatttgaaattaagaaaCAGAATCCAAATGTTAGAGTCATTCGTAGAAATTTAACACAATTAGCAGCTACTGCCAAATTGGGTTCTAATAAAGAATTGATAGTagacaattatattatatctgtagTGTACTATCGATGTGGGTACGAACCTGGACAATATCATACACAGAAAGAATGGGATGTAAGATTATTAATAGAAAGATCATTGGCAATTAAGTGTCCTACCATACAGTATCATTTAGCAGGAACTAAAAAAGTTCAACAAGCACTTGCAAAGCCAGATGCAATTagtagatttttaaaaaataaaaaaacatgtGCAGAgatcaaaaaaatattcactg AACATTATGCATTAGATTTTGATAAACATGGAGATGCCGCTATAGAAATGGGAATTACAAATCCACATTGTTTTGTACTAAAACCTCAACGAGAAGGAGGTTGCAATAACAAATATGgattagatataaaatattttttagagtCTGTAAAGAATAAGCAAGACAGAGTAGCTTGGATTCTTATGGACAAAATTCATCCTCCAATTCATAAGAGTCATATGATCAGACCTGAAAATAATATGAGTACAGAATCCCAAGAATTAGTTTCTGAATTAGGAATATTTGGTGTTATCATAGCAGatgaaaataatgtatatcttAATAAGCAGAGTGGTCATATGTTACGGACAAAGTTAGCTACTGCTAATGAAGGTGGTGTTGCATCAGGATTGGGTGCATGTGACAGTCcatttctaataaattga
- the LOC132909503 gene encoding translation initiation factor eIF-2B subunit epsilon — MTTKMGKKQIIQAVVLADDFITSLTPVQDIFPTILMPVINIPVLDYLVETLIKSRVQELFLYCSNHVDLIRAYIKQKKWFKISVSLIVSDTCTSLGDALRDIDTKGSIRGNFILIRGDAFINADLTNLLINHCAKLKEDKGASMTMVLRNIGSMNESFLKHESCLVVSDKSSRKILHYNIIRKDLKKVKLELNWFLDHSEIEINTCFMDTHVYLCSPSVLPLFSDNFDFQTMEDFIRGVLMNEEILNSRIYWQQLNSQDYSLPIVSWNAYHTLNRDILNRHSFPLTPNAIPFLKDFIYMPRSTYKHKNATLAKGCVLEKDSILCQNSILGNNTSVTRSIIGNHCLVGSNVTIKNSYILSDSKIEDNCTIVNSIVFPNCFIKENTQISGCILCPKTIIRTPKEYIDSIIESENDEISIKTISEIDPCNEFQLFKIYDTLENDNYVPINTDTSSIDEGSECNFIPDDTSLFLSEVIDSLLRGFQDKLKCENLILEINSSRYAYNVTMNKVTYNVIKAILSLPFHYLSEEKEILTNLDYHKNLKRVVTYFYPIILNYVKTEDAQDDCLHAIEEVASTTQELLPFLKLLLHMLYDRDVLSEEKILEWYESKDKDIDSHERNKVRAAVQPFIKWLEEAEEGSSDSESD, encoded by the exons atgacTACAAAAATGgggaagaaacaaattatacaGGCTGTAGTTCTTGCAGATGATTTTATAACGAGCTTGACACCTGTACAAGATATATTCCCAACTATATTAAtgcctgtaataaatattccagTGTTAGATTATTTGGTGGAAACACTGATTAAATCCAGAGTACAAGAATTATTCCTTTATTGTAGCAATCATGTAGACTTGATAAGAGCATACATCAAACAGAAAAAATGGTTTAAAATATCAGTTTCTTTAATTGTATCAGATACTTGTACTTCTCTTGGAGATGCTCTTAGAGATATTGATACAAAAGGTTCAATTCGTGgtaattttatacttataaGAGGAGATGCATTTATCAATGCTGATCTTACCAATCTTTTAATCAATCATTGTGCAAAACTGAAAGAGGATAAAGGTGCATCCATGACCATGGTGCTAAGAAATATTGGATCTATGAATGAATCTTTCTTGAAGCATGAATCATGTTTGGTAGTTTCTGACAAAAGTAGCAGAaagattttacattataatataatacggAAAGATTTGAAGAAAGTGAAGTTAGAATTAAATTGGTTTTTGGATCATAGTGAGATTGAAATTAACACTTGTTTTATGGATACTCATGTTTATTTATGTTCTCCTTCTGTGTTACCATTATTCTCTGACAATTTTGATTTCCAA ACAATGGAAGATTTCATTCGAGGAGTGTTGatgaatgaagaaattttaaattctcgaATTTATTGGCAACAATTAAATTCTCAGGATTATAGTCTGCCAATTGTATCATGGAATGCATATCATACTCTTAACCGAGACATTCTGAACAGACATAGTTTCCCACTTACACCAAATGCTATtccatttttaaaagattttatttatatgccAAGAAGcacatataaacataaaaatgccACCCTTGCTAAAGGTTGTGTATTAGAGAAAGATAGTATATTGTGCCAAAATAGTATTCTTGGGAATAATACGTCTGTTACAAGATCAATTATTGGAAATCATTGTTTGGTAGGGTCTAATGTAACAATTAAGAATTCTTATATTTTGTCAGATAGTAAAATCGAAGATAATTGTACTATTGTAAATAGTATAgtatttccaaattgttttattaaagaaaacacACAAATAAGTGGATGTATATTATGTCCTAAAACAATTATTCGTACTCCAAAGGAGTATATTGATTCTATCATAGAATCAGAAAATGacgaaatttctataaaaacaaTATCAGAAATTGATCCatgtaatgaatttcaacTCTTTAAGATTTATGATACACtagaaaatgataattatgTGCCTATAAATACAGATACATCAAGTATTGATGAAGGTTctgaatgtaattttattccagATGACACAAGCTTGTTCTTATCTGAAGTTATTGATAGCTTATTAAGAGGTTTTCAAGATAAACTTAAATGTGAAAacttaattttagaaataaattcatCAAGATATGCATACAATGTCACTATGAACAAAgtaacatataatgttattaaagCCATATTAAGTTTACCTTTCCATTATCTTtcagaagaaaaggaaattctaACTAATCTagattatcataaaaatttaaaacgtgtggtaacatatttttatccaATTATCTTGAATTATGTTAAAACAGAAGATGCACAAGATGACTGTTTACATGCAATAGAAGAGGTTGCAAGTACAACTCAAGAACTGTTACCATTTTTGAAACTTCTGTTGCATATGCTTTATGATAGAGATGTATTAtcagaagaaaaaattttagaatGGTATGAATCTAAAGATAAAGATATAGATTCACATGAGAGGAATAAAGTGAGAGCAGCAGTACAGCCGTTCATTAAATGGTTAGAAGAAGCTGAAGAAGGTTCTAGTGACAGTGAAAGTGATTAA
- the LOC132909509 gene encoding polymerase delta-interacting protein 2, with product MELARNLVTCKLKCYLLKAPKKYCLHHVRHIRLAEVGKLETPKLQGKYETGQLILHRVFGYRGVILFPWTARVYDRDIPNKREGNTNNHYNSVGKEVKGRTHTFYQVLIDQRDYPFIRAQTEAVTFLSNHESSHSLYTVPGLDYVAHEDVLPYTTNEKTALQHELFDKFLAYNSNRDPCFVAQETLRAWQKKNHPWLELSDVHKETTENVRVTVIPFYMGYRGNQATAAHWWRYCIRLENLGDMSVQLRERHWRIFSLSGTLETVRGRGVVGQEPVLSKILPAFQYSSHVSLQAASGHMWGTFRMEREDGYAFDCRIPPFSLESKIEKPPTDMNINS from the exons ATGGAACTAGCTCGAAATCTTGTTACTTGCAAATTAAAATGCTATCTTCTTAAAGCGccgaaaaaatattgtttgcaTCATGTAAGACATATCAG ATTGGCAGAAGTGGGAAAATTAGAAACACCAAAATTACAAGGAAAGTATGAAACTGGTCAATTAATTCTGCATAGAGTATTTGGTTACCGAGGTGTAATATTGTTTCCTTGGACAGCAAGAGTTTATGACAGAGATATTCCAAATAAAAGAGAAGG aaatacaaataatcaCTATAATAGTGTGGGAAAAGAAGTAAAGGGTAGAACTCATACCTTTTATCAGGTACTAATTGACCAAAGAGATTATCCTTTTATA CGTGCTCAGACAGAAGCTGTAACATTTTTGAGTAATCATGAAAGTAGTCATAGCTTATATACAGTCCCAGGATTAGATTATGTTGCTCATGAAGATGTTTTGCCTTATACTACAAATGAAAAAACTGCATTGCAACATGAACTATTTGACAAGTTCCTAGCATATAATTCAAATCGGGATCCATGTTTTGTTGCACAAGAAACCCTAAGAGCATGGCAGAAAAAGAATCATCCATGGTTGGAGTTATCAGATGTACATAAAGAAACTACTGAAAATGTTCGTGTTACTGTAATTCCGTTTTATATGGGTTATAGAGGAAATCAAGCTACAGCTGCACACTGg tggCGCTACTGTATTCGATTGGAAAATTTGGGTGATATGAGTGTGCAATTACGTGAAAGACACTGGAGAATATTTAGTCTTTCTGGCACATTGGAAACTGTACGAGGACGAGGTGTTGTTGGTCAGGAACCTGtcttatcaaaaattttaCCTGCTTTTCAATATAGTAGTCATGTGAGTTTGCAAGCTGCAAGTGGTCATATGTg ggGTACATTCAGAATGGAAAGGGAAGATGGATATGCATTTGATTGTAGGATTCCACCATTTTCTTTGGAATCTAAAATAGAGAAACCACCTACAGATATGAATATCAATTCTTAA
- the LOC132909499 gene encoding rabphilin-1-like gives MDMTVKDISGGTRWVCPNDRHLSLRAKLQTGWSVKTGSLDSKWGTYSNSYSSGTNRCAQSFVLTEEEQQTIIQVIQRAEALNLSEQERIGRLVERLENMKRNVCIVTTTRLNERRRCSSRCLNSAHCVCSCALCGEKFGAVLGASANLCKDCRKYICQKCGIETNELNSILTNVPTTRERTKERTAMQRIVSRSSSGQRQFLCRICAESREMWKKSGAWFLKGMPKYILPEKKERGWSRSIHKTSTWTIGGNKSLESAEPQDSSSDEEVTRRLALARGQSDSLSSLQRNQDSITTKTYSSSSNSAQPTSSTSKSRGHRLSPLNSREECLDQLDRSTLSITSQCSRLSPSPTSPRSRISLRASSNDSQTEQHVSFEDEIIDDKNKKLEDINEATCKLEINLCDQPKSSQILSFRSNFTTVPMIPTTTMTIVSMEQGPEQPQVYEKCIDQERNQSSSEQGNLHSNNQIDLIRQQTPEYETRQNYGTLEVALRYDPTTQCLQCKVERARGLQPMDIHGLADPFCKLNILPVDIVGTTKRLRTKTVHKTRDPEFNETLNFYGTTETDIWNGKALHILILQDDPAGQDFLGEAKFPLHELQPHQTKHYNVPLQDHYAVDNEEAAWGVISSGRGQIQVSLSYCTRRRALTVTIHRATNLLPMDSNGFSDPFVKLCLIENVTNNHRQRVFDYSIARITAKKLVSKKTTNRNAQSTTIKWKTLNPEWNEEFAFATRLTDLMKFTLYLTVWDKDFGKSNDYLGGLELSCNSKGARLRHWIDVIKFPDHRHRAWHNLIDTILPIE, from the exons ATGGACATGACAGTAAAGGATATAAGTGGAGGAACCAGATGGGTCTGTCCAAATGATAGACATTTGTCATTGAGAGCAAA GTTGCAAACAGGTTGGTCTGTAAAGACTGGCTCTCTAGATTCAAAATGGGGTACTTACTCCAATTCTTACTCAAGTGGCACAAACCGATGTGCACAATCATTTGTACTTACTGAGGAGGAACAACAGACGATTATACAG gTCATCCAGAGAGCAGAAGCTTTAAATTTATCAGAACAGGAAAGAATCGGTAGATTAGTAGAAAGATTAGAGAATATGAAACGCAATGTCTGTATAGTCACTACAACAAGATTAAATGAAAGGAGAAGATGCAGTAGCAGATGCTTGAACAGTGCACACTGTGTGTGTTCTTGCGCACTTTGTGGTGAAAAATTTGGTGCAGTATTAGGTGCATCAGCAAATCTCTGTAAAGATTGTCGAAAATACATATGTCAGAAATGTGGTATCGAGACTaatgaattaaattcaatacttACGAATGTCCCCACAACAAgagaaagaacaaaagaaagaacagCTATGCAACGAATTGTTAGTAGATCTAGTAGTGGTCAGAGGCAATTTCTTTGCCGAATCTGCGCCGAGAGTAGAGAAATGTGGAAGAAAAGTGGCGCTTGGTTTCTCAAAGGAATgccaaaatatattttaccagAGAAAAAG GAACGTGGATGGTCAAGGTCTATTCACAAGACATCCACTTGGACAATCGGAGGTAATAAATCCCTTGAATCTGCAGAGCCTCAAGATTCTTCTTCTGATGAAGAAGTAACACGACGCCTAGCTTTAGCTCGAGGGCAATCTGATTCACTGTCAAGCTTACAAAGAAATCAAGATAGTATTACTACTAAAACTTATTCATCATCATCGAATTCTGCTCAACCAACTAGTAGTACATCTAAATCGCGAGGACATCGCCTCTCACCATTAAATAGCCGCGAGGAATGTTTAGATCAGTTAGACAGATCTACCCTTTCTATTACTTCTCAATGTAGTCGTCTTTCACCATCTCCTACAAGCCCTCGTTCACGAATATCTCTAAGAGCTAGCAGCAATGATTCTCAAACCGAACAGCATGTTTCGTTTGAAGATGAAATTATCGATGACAAGAACAAAAAGCTCGAGGATATTAATGAAGCTACTTGTAAATTAGAGATTAATTTATGTGATCAACCAAAAAGCTCTCAGATACTATCTTTCAG ATCGAATTTTACAACAGTTCCAATGATACCAACAACGACAATGACAATTGTGTCAATGGAACAAGGTCCAGAACAACCTCAGGTCTATGAGAAATGTATAGATCAGGAAAGGAACCAATCTTCCTCAGAACAAGGGAATCTTCATAGCAACAatcaaattgatttaataCGACAACAAACACCAGAATATG aaacgaGACAAAATTATGGAACTCTAGAAGTCGCTTTGCGATACGACCCAACAACTCAATGTCTCCAGTGCAAAGTAGAACGAGCACGAGGTCTGCAACCAATGGATATTCATGGCCTTGCCGATCCGTTCTGCAAACTCAACATATTACCAGTTGACATAGTTGGGACCACGAAGCGACTTCGAACAAAAACGGTCCACAAAACACGGGATCCAGAATTCAATGAGACTCTAAATTTCTATGGAACAACGGAAACTGAT ATATGGAATGGCAAGGCACTACACATCTTAATCCTTCAGGATGATCCAGCAGGTCAAGATTTCCTGGGAGAAGCAAAATTTCCTCTGCATGAATTACAACCGCACCAAACAAAACATTACAATGTTCCGTTACAAGATCACTATGCA GTGGACAACGAAGAAGCAGCTTGGGGCGTGATTTCCAGTGGACGAGGACAGATTCAAGTGAGTCTAAGTTACTGTACAAGACGGCGAGCATTGACGGTCACAATTCATCGAGCTACAAATCTTCTTCCTATGGACAGTAACGGATTTTCTGATCCATTTGTCAAGCTGTGCCTTATAGAGAATGTGACAAACAATCATCGACAACGTGTCTTCGACTATTCAATCGCACGTATTACTGCTAAAAAGCTAGTATCAAAGAAAACCACAAATCGCAATGCGCAAAGTACAACAATCAAATGGAAAACTTTAAATCCAGAGTGGAACGAAGAGTTTGCTTTTGCTACTCGATTAACAGATcttatgaaatttacattatatcTCACAGTATGGGATAAGGATTTTGGCAAAAGTAATGACTACCTTG gtGGACTTGAACTAAGTTGTAATAGCAAAGGAGCACGACTACGACACTGGATAGACGTAATCAAATTTCCAGACCACCGTCATCGAGCTTGGCATAACTTAATTGATACTATTTTGCCTATAgaatga